One stretch of Manis pentadactyla isolate mManPen7 chromosome 10, mManPen7.hap1, whole genome shotgun sequence DNA includes these proteins:
- the LOC130679160 gene encoding 40S ribosomal protein S3a-like — protein MVVGKNKNLMKVSKKGAKNKVVDLFSKKDWYDMKALAMFNIRNTGKMLVARPQGTKIASDGLKGHVFEVSLTNLQNDEVAFRKLKLITEDVQGKNCLTNFHGMNLTMTKCALWSKSGRP, from the coding sequence ATGGTGGTTGGTAAGAACAAGAACCTTATGAAAGTCAGCaaaaagggagccaagaataaAGTGGTTGATCTATTTTCTAAGAAAGATTGGTATGATATGAAAGCACTAGCCATGTTCAATATAAGAAATACTGGGAAAATGCTAGTCGCAAGACCTCAAGGAACCAAAATTGCATCAGATGGCCTCAAGGGTCATGTTTTTGAAGTCAGTCTTACTAATCTGCAGAACGATGAAGTTGCATTTAGAAAATTGAAGCTAATTACTGAGGATGTTCAGGGCAAAAACTGCTTGACTAATTTCCATGGCATGAATCTTACCATGACAAAATGTGCTCTCTGGTCAAAAAGTGGTAGACCATGA